Below is a genomic region from Sphingopyxis terrae subsp. terrae NBRC 15098.
ACGGCTCTGCTGGGCAGCGACTACGCCATTCTCTGCGGCGCGATGAGCTGGGTGTCCGAGCGCCATCTGGTCAGCGCCATCAGCAATGCCGGCGGCTTTGGCGTGATCGCCTGCGGTGCGATGACGCCCGAGCTGCTGGATGCCGAGATCGCGGCGACAAAGGCGCTGGCGACCCGCAATTTCGGCGTCAACCTGATTACCATGCACCCGCAGCTTTTCGAGCTGATCGAGGTGTGCGCCAAACATGGCGTCGGCCATGTCGTGCTGGCGGGCGGACTGCCTCCGAAAGGCAGCCTCGAGGCGATCAAGGCGTCGGGCGCCAAGGTGATATGCTTCGCGCCGACGCTGGCGCTCGCAAAGAAGCTGGTCCGTTCGGGCGTCGATGCGCTGGTAATCGAAGGGATGGAAGCGGGAGGTCATATCGGCCCCGTGTCGACGAGCGTACTCGCGCAGGAAATCCTGCCCGCGCTCGCTTCCGAGGTGCCGATCTTCGTCGCCGGCGGCATCGGCCGCGGCGAGGCGATCGCCGGCTATCTTGAAATGGGCGCGGCGGGCGTCCAGCTCGGCACGCGCTTCGTCTGCGCCACCGAAAGCATCGCGCATCCCAATTTCAAAAAGGCGTTCATTCGCGCCTCCGCGCGCGACGCCATCGCCAGCGTCCAGATCGATCCGCGCCTGCCCGTCATCCCGGTCCGTGCGCTAAAGAATGCGGGCACCGAAGCCTTTACCGCCAAGCAGCGCGAGGTTGCCAATCTGCTCGACGGGGGCACCGTCGACATGGCGGCGGCGCAGCTCGAAATCGAACATTATTGGGCCGGCGCGCTGCGCCGCGCGGTGATCGACGGCGACGTCGAAAACGGCTCGTTAATGGCAGGGCAATCTGTCGGTATGGTAACGCAGGAAGAGAGCGTTGCCGAGATCATCGCATCTTTGGTGCAACAGGCCGAAACGGCCTTGCACGCACGGGGTTGACGCCGCATGAAGCATGCGGCTGGGGAGAAGGTCATGAATTTGTCGCGTAAAATCATCGTTGCCGGCCTGCTGGCAAGCGTCGCCGCCTGTGCGCCGAAACCCCCGCCCCCGCCCCCGCCGCCGCCGCCCCCGCCGCCGGTGGCCGTGGTCATCCCGCCGCGCCCCCTGCCCCCCGGCAATGCCTCTCTTACGCAAATCCTCCCCGCGCGCGGCCTTGACGGCCGGTTCATGACCGCGAACAGCGGCATCAGCGGCGACCGCGCCTTCTGGCAGCTCAAGATTGCGCTCAACGTCGCGGCGATCGGTTGCCGCGGCGCCGAAGAAGCGACGCTGGTGTCGGCGTACAACAATATCATCAAGGCGCATGCCAAGCAGATCCGGTCTACCGAAAAGACGGTCATCGCCGATCTTGGCAAGGAAACGCGCACCAACGGCATCGCCGCGCGCGACAAGCTGTCGACGCAGCTTTTCAACTATTTCGCGCAGCCCCCGGCGCAGCGCGCCTTCTGCGCTCGCGCCAACGAAGTCGCCCAGCTCGTCTCATCGACCCCGTCGGCACAGGTCATTCCGCAGGCTCCGGCCCAGCTTGCGCAGCTCGACCAGCCCTTCGTCGATTTCTATGAAGCCTATGCCAAATATCGGGCCGATGTCGCCGCGTGGGACGCGAAATATGCCCCGCCCCCGCCGGTGATGACCGCACCCGCCACGACGGCGGTTTCGGGACCGTCCGGGGCGCCCGTCGGCGGCAACTGAAACCGCCAGAATAGCGGGATAAAAGTCGCGCCGGGCAATGGCGTTGGCGCCGTGCATCTGTTAGCAGGATTGCACGATGACCAACGCCCCGCCCCCGCCGACATCCGCCGCCCAGTCGGCCCGCACGATCCTGACGCGGCTGCACGAGGTGATGGCAGCGCGCACCAACGCGCAGTCGAAGCTCAACCAGGTTGTCGGCATCATCGGCGAATGCCTCGATAGCGAGGTCTGTTCCATCTATCTGCTGCGCGAAGGCGCGCTCGAACTTTATGCCACGCGCGGGTTGAAGCAGGAGGCGGTGCACGTCACACGGCTGGGCCTCGGCGAAGGTCTGGTCGGCACGATTGCCGAGCAGATCGAAACGCTGAACCTCGACGAAGCGGCGGCGCATCCCGACTTTTCCTACCGTCCTGAAACGGGCGAGGAGCTGTTCCACAGCTTTGCCGGCGTGCCGATCATCCGGCGTGAGCGCGCGGTCGGCGTCCTGTGCGTCCAGCATGCCGAACCGCGCCGATATGAAGAGATCGAGATCGAAACGCTGCAGACGGTCGCGATGGTGCTGTCCGAACTGATCGCCAACGCCGACCTGGTCGATACCGCAGCGCGGATCGATGCGGGCGAAACCGACCAGTCGATGCAGCGCCTGTCGGGCCAGAAACTGGTCGACGGCATGGGCGCCGGGATCGCGGTTTTCCATCAGCCGCGCGTGCATATCGAACATACGGTCGCCGACGATATCGAGGCCGAACGCCACCGCGTCTACGCCGCGTTCGACAAGATGCGCGAACAGATCGACCGCATGGCGAGCCAGGCCGAATTCGGCGTCGGTGGCGAGCATGAGGAGGTGCTCGAAACCTACAAGATGTTCGCCTATGACGAGGGCTGGTCGCGGCGGATCAACGAAGCGATCGACAGCGGGCTGACCGCCGAAGCGGCCATCGAACGCGTCCAGCAACGCACCCGGATGCGGATGCGCCAGATCGACGACGCGCTGCTGCGCGACCGCATGCACGACCTGGAAGACCTGTCGAACCGGCTGATCCGGATCGTGTCGGGGCAGATGGGGACGGCGGCGCAAGTCGGGCTGCGGCAGGATTCGATCCTCGTCGCCCGCAACCTCGGCCCCGCCGAGCTGCTCGAATATGATCGCCGCCGTCTCAAGGGCGTGATCCTGGAAGAAGGGTCGCTGACCGCGCACGTCATTATCGTCGCGCGTGCGATGGGCGTCCCCGTGCTGGGCCGGGTCCGCGACGTCCGGACCTCGATCCGCGAGGGCGACATGCTGCTCCTCGATGCCGCCGCCGGAACGCTGCACGTGCGCCCGACGCAGGCGGTGCAGGACGCCTTCGATGCCAAGCTCGTTATCTCGCAAAAGCGCCGCGCGAGCCTCGCGTCGCTGCG
It encodes:
- a CDS encoding NAD(P)H-dependent flavin oxidoreductase; the encoded protein is MSKLNELMARGTALLGSDYAILCGAMSWVSERHLVSAISNAGGFGVIACGAMTPELLDAEIAATKALATRNFGVNLITMHPQLFELIEVCAKHGVGHVVLAGGLPPKGSLEAIKASGAKVICFAPTLALAKKLVRSGVDALVIEGMEAGGHIGPVSTSVLAQEILPALASEVPIFVAGGIGRGEAIAGYLEMGAAGVQLGTRFVCATESIAHPNFKKAFIRASARDAIASVQIDPRLPVIPVRALKNAGTEAFTAKQREVANLLDGGTVDMAAAQLEIEHYWAGALRRAVIDGDVENGSLMAGQSVGMVTQEESVAEIIASLVQQAETALHARG
- the ptsP gene encoding phosphoenolpyruvate--protein phosphotransferase, producing the protein MTNAPPPPTSAAQSARTILTRLHEVMAARTNAQSKLNQVVGIIGECLDSEVCSIYLLREGALELYATRGLKQEAVHVTRLGLGEGLVGTIAEQIETLNLDEAAAHPDFSYRPETGEELFHSFAGVPIIRRERAVGVLCVQHAEPRRYEEIEIETLQTVAMVLSELIANADLVDTAARIDAGETDQSMQRLSGQKLVDGMGAGIAVFHQPRVHIEHTVADDIEAERHRVYAAFDKMREQIDRMASQAEFGVGGEHEEVLETYKMFAYDEGWSRRINEAIDSGLTAEAAIERVQQRTRMRMRQIDDALLRDRMHDLEDLSNRLIRIVSGQMGTAAQVGLRQDSILVARNLGPAELLEYDRRRLKGVILEEGSLTAHVIIVARAMGVPVLGRVRDVRTSIREGDMLLLDAAAGTLHVRPTQAVQDAFDAKLVISQKRRASLASLRDLPAITKDGVPIELMINAGLREDVAALDLTGARGIGLFRTEFQFLVSATLPQRERQQRLYRDVLDAAGDRPVIFRTVDIGGDKALPYMNVDENALEENPAMGWRALRLALEREGLLKVQARALMEAAAGRTLNVMFPMVSEPWEYEAARQLFINQRAWLKQHNKKLPSAIRYGAMLEVPGLIETLDLMLPHLDFLSIGTNDLTQFLFAADRAHPRLAERYDWLSPTVMRYLARVVKMVSGSKVTLGVCGEMGGRPLEAMALLGIGIERLSITPAGVGPVKAMIRSLDLGALRRDVPAILAHPAANPRGQYLDWAQKHHVDLGE